DNA sequence from the Prolixibacter sp. SD074 genome:
ATTTTCTGGATGAAATTTTGTTGCATATCTCCCGTCCGGTACGCTGGGATTCGGATCATGTCGTTACCCTGAATGATGACGTTCAGTTGATTGCCTCCGAGGTGATACGCAACAATTTCCTAAGCCGGGTGAATATCGCGCTCGATTTCTTCGATGCATCGATTAACCGGATTGGGGCGTATGTAATTGGAACACGGGCTGTGCAAAAAGCTTTCCTCATCGCTTTGCTTGAACCGACAACAAAGCTGAGAAAACTGGAGGAGTCCGGCCAAAACTTTGAACGTCTGGCGTTTATCGAGGAGTTGAAAACGATGCCGTTTAGTGCGGTCTGGGATTACTTCTGTCTCCGGGAAAGTGTTCCTGTAGGAGTGGATTATATAAGTGAAATTCAACGGTATGAGCGGGATGTGCTTTCTAAAAGGTAATATTTCTATCTTATTCACGAAGTAGTTTATGAAGGGAATTGTCGCCTTTGATATTGGGAAGACCAACAAGAAAATCTTGTTATTCGATGAGAACTTCCGGGTAGTATACCAGGATGAGCAAAAGATGGAGCCTGTTGTGGATGATGAGGGTTTTGAGTGCGATGACATTGCTCGGATCGAACATTGGATTTTTGACAGTTTGCGAAAAGTAATGATGTCAGAAGCGTATGAGATTACTGCCGTTAATTTCTCCACTTATGGCGCCTCATTAGTTTGGCTTGATGGAAATGGGAAGCGATTGGGGCCATTGTATAACTACCTAAAACCGGTTGATGGGCAAATTGCTTTATCGCTGTTTGAAAAGTATGGTGGAGAAAGTGAGTTTTGTCGTCAAACTGCCAGTCCGTCACTGGGATTGCTGTTGAATTCGGGTATTCAACTCTTGTGGATGAAGGAGAAACATCCGGATGTATATCGGAAAGCCAAAGGGATTTTACACTTTCCGCAGTATCTCTCTTATCTATTAACTGGGCAAATAGCGGCGGAATCAACCTCCATTGGTTGTCATACTTTTTTGTGGGATTTCGACCATAATCAATATCATCAATGGTTGACAGATGAAGGAATTCAGCTGCCTTTGCCCCTTCCCAACAGTCATATGATTGATGTTGAGGTAGAAGGAAAAACATTGAAGGCTGGAGTCGGGATACACGATAGTTCAGCCGCGTTAGTTCCTTATTTGATGGGGACTGATGAACGGTTTGTACTTCTTTCAACAGGGACCTGGTGCATTAGCATGAATCCCTTTAACCATGAAAGCCTGACCGAAGAAGAGTTGAAGCAGGATTGCCTGAACTACATGAACATTTATCAGAAGCCGGTAAAATCGTCCCGGTATTTTCTGGGGCATATCCATGACGTGAATGTGGAACGGCTGACAAATTATTTCGGGGCGGAGACATCAGCCTATAAGTATGTTGGATTGAATAAAATGCTACTCAAAAAGTATCTGGAGAATGGACTGCAAAGCTTTTTCCGCAAGAAATTGCTGACTAGTTATTTGGATGATTCGGTTGATTTGGAACAATTTGACAACTTCGAAACGGCTTATCATCAACTCATGTTCGATTTGACAGAAGAATGCATTTGTTCATTGAGACTGGTCTTTCCTGCTAAAGATGACGTGGAAAGCCTGATTGTTTCCGGTGGATTTGCCAGGAACGAGATTTTTATGGCTTACCTGGCTTCCCGGTTTCCGGAGAAACGCGTTTATACGAGTGAGATCGATAATGCTTCAGCATTGGGAGCTGCGCTGGTTTGTGCTGAAGAGGTTTTTGGTCATGCCAGGAAGCCAGTTGGCCTGGGACTAAAAAGATGGTATGCCCTGTAAATAGTAGATGATATTGTAATGGTAATATGGAATGAATAATAAAAATAGAGTGATGAAGGAATCGGATTTTCAATTAATGCACCCACGGGATCAGATTGTGTTGATCATTACCCGAATCTATCAAAGGGGATTGACGACCACGTCGGGAGGTAATATTTCGATAATGGATGAGAGCGGTGATCTGTGGGTTACTCCGTCGGCTATCGATAAGGGTTCGCTGAACAGGGACGATATTATCCAGGTGAAAAAAGACGGGTCGATTATAGGGAAACACAAGCCCTCTTCAGAATATCCTTTTCATAAGGCCATTTACGAGATTCGTCCCGATATTAAAGCCGTGATTCATGCGCATCCGCCGGCACTGGTATCGTTTAGCATTGTCCGGCAAATACCGGATACCAATGTGATACCTCAGGCTAAAAACATTTGCAGTTCTGTAGGATACGCACCCTATGCGCTTCCCGGCAGTGAAGAACTGGGCGAGCGTATTGCCGGTGTATTCAGGGAAGGACACAAAGCGGTGATAATGGAGAATCATGGAACTGTTGTTGGCGGAAGCAACCTGGATGATGCTTTTCAGCGGTTTGAAACGTTGGAGTTCACTGCCCGCGCGATTATCAACGGGAAAACGATTGGGAAGGTAAAATCGCTTTCAGATAGCCAGATTAATGCCTTTGAAGAACAAATTCCTCATCTGTCGCCGGAAATGGAGAAGGTAGAAGGAACTTCTGTAGAGCAGGAAAAAAGAGAGGAAATTGTGCGGTTTGTCAAACGAGCCTGTCAGCAGGGATTAATGATTAGTTCCTACGGAACCGTTTCCCGTCGCTGGAAAGGGAATGATTTTCTGATTACACCGACGAATATGAACCGTTGGGATATGACTCCTGATGATGTGGTCCAGATAAAGAATGGAGAGCGGGAACCGGGGAAAATTCCGAGCCGTTCAACGTGGTTGCATCAGGAATTGTATAAACGTCACCCACACATCAATTCCATAATTCTGACGCAATCACCTTACCTGATGGCATTCAGTGTTACCGGAAATAAGTTTGATGTGCGTACGATCCCCGAAAGTTGGATTTTTTTGCAGGATGTGCCCAATGTATCTTTCGGTTCACACTTTAAAGGAAATGACACGGTTCCGGATTTGATAACCGAATCAGTTCCCGCAGTCATCATCGATAATGATTCGGTGATCGTGACAGGCGATACATTGTTGGGCACCTTCGACCGCCTGGAAGTGGCTGAGTTCAGTGCGAAGTCGTTGGTTATGGCTACGTCTTTAGGAAAGTTGGCTCCTATTGGTCAGTCTGAAGTGGACGAGCTGCGGAAAAAGTTTCTATCATAAACGGAAACTTCCTGACTGGGGAATTGGAGCGATCGGGACCTGGCTCTATAAAGGGCAAAGCGAAATTTATCCTGCTCCACGGCAATCAGGATTTAAACCTATTATACTGCAACCTTATTTTTCCGATGAACCTGGCTCTGTAGCTTTATCGCATCAATTTCGTCGCGGGCAAATTGTGTCAAGCTGGGAAAAGGAAAAGATGAACGTTTCCTGCAACCGGAGGAAGAGGATAATAGTTGGAGACGCAAATGTACTTTGTTATCGGTATTCGTTTTGTCATGATAGTTAGGCGTATTTTTAGGTTTGTTGGTGAGTTTATGTTTGGGGCCGAACGAGCATTGGTTTCCCGGGCAACTGCGATTAATCATTTTTTGGTTACATTCATACAAAATTCTATTTTTGAAGGTTAATTTTGTATCCTATGAATGAATATCCAGACCATACGAATCGGGACCGGGATTATTGGGAATTGGTCTGGAATAACTTCAGGGAAGGCGATCGGAGGGCCTTTGAAACGATCTATAATGAATTCTCAGATAGTCTTTATGCATACGGTTCAAAAATCACTTCCGATTGCGAAATGTTGAAAGACTGTATTCAGGATGTTTTTATTGACATCTATAAATACGGTACAGAATTAAGAAATCCGGCTTCACTTGAGTTTTACCTGTTTAAAACATTGAAAAGAAATATATTCAGGAAACTGAAAGAACAAAGCGGAATAAAACTGGCAGATATTCAATCCAATAGTTTTTATCTGAAGTTCGAACTTGAAGAACGAAATGAGCAGGAGGAGATGTTGGATGAAGGATTGTTGAAGCTTCAGGCTCATTTAAAAAGTTTAAATCCCGTACAAC
Encoded proteins:
- a CDS encoding FGGY-family carbohydrate kinase, producing MKGIVAFDIGKTNKKILLFDENFRVVYQDEQKMEPVVDDEGFECDDIARIEHWIFDSLRKVMMSEAYEITAVNFSTYGASLVWLDGNGKRLGPLYNYLKPVDGQIALSLFEKYGGESEFCRQTASPSLGLLLNSGIQLLWMKEKHPDVYRKAKGILHFPQYLSYLLTGQIAAESTSIGCHTFLWDFDHNQYHQWLTDEGIQLPLPLPNSHMIDVEVEGKTLKAGVGIHDSSAALVPYLMGTDERFVLLSTGTWCISMNPFNHESLTEEELKQDCLNYMNIYQKPVKSSRYFLGHIHDVNVERLTNYFGAETSAYKYVGLNKMLLKKYLENGLQSFFRKKLLTSYLDDSVDLEQFDNFETAYHQLMFDLTEECICSLRLVFPAKDDVESLIVSGGFARNEIFMAYLASRFPEKRVYTSEIDNASALGAALVCAEEVFGHARKPVGLGLKRWYAL
- a CDS encoding class II aldolase/adducin family protein, with product MKESDFQLMHPRDQIVLIITRIYQRGLTTTSGGNISIMDESGDLWVTPSAIDKGSLNRDDIIQVKKDGSIIGKHKPSSEYPFHKAIYEIRPDIKAVIHAHPPALVSFSIVRQIPDTNVIPQAKNICSSVGYAPYALPGSEELGERIAGVFREGHKAVIMENHGTVVGGSNLDDAFQRFETLEFTARAIINGKTIGKVKSLSDSQINAFEEQIPHLSPEMEKVEGTSVEQEKREEIVRFVKRACQQGLMISSYGTVSRRWKGNDFLITPTNMNRWDMTPDDVVQIKNGEREPGKIPSRSTWLHQELYKRHPHINSIILTQSPYLMAFSVTGNKFDVRTIPESWIFLQDVPNVSFGSHFKGNDTVPDLITESVPAVIIDNDSVIVTGDTLLGTFDRLEVAEFSAKSLVMATSLGKLAPIGQSEVDELRKKFLS
- a CDS encoding alpha-L-rhamnosidase C-terminal domain-containing protein — encoded protein: MVSLKWTSCGKSFYHKRKLPDWGIGAIGTWLYKGQSEIYPAPRQSGFKPIILQPYFSDEPGSVALSHQFRRGQIVSSWEKEKMNVSCNRRKRIIVGDANVLCYRYSFCHDS
- a CDS encoding RNA polymerase sigma factor, giving the protein MNEYPDHTNRDRDYWELVWNNFREGDRRAFETIYNEFSDSLYAYGSKITSDCEMLKDCIQDVFIDIYKYGTELRNPASLEFYLFKTLKRNIFRKLKEQSGIKLADIQSNSFYLKFELEERNEQEEMLDEGLLKLQAHLKSLNPVQRELLYLKFNSGLSYVEIGRILGIKPDTVKKQVYRLLDGLRSQLSKNPLELLFIYFAE